In Montipora capricornis isolate CH-2021 chromosome 4, ASM3666992v2, whole genome shotgun sequence, a single genomic region encodes these proteins:
- the LOC138045819 gene encoding uncharacterized protein encodes MAEHRLPRPPAPVAAAIVEHAAVEPPPVVEEPPVVDPVIAPPPAPVLAADPAPAVETMEEAAARIKVLEDKIKSLEQLKTLESSESALAALRRHISRPTAMFDKYEALDLLQSLVRLARNESHKKADEYAAALDEIRARTDALDHLQLQRLFLGLLGDPVRAKVAREATTILKGVDKAPTPLTGYGSIARRPSPYPPQQNTQCFRCFKWGHVARSCRHNPVRRQGGRGRAGRF; translated from the exons ATGGCAGAACATCGTCTTCCCCGTCCACCCGCTCCCGTCGCTGCTGCAATCGTGGAGCATGCTGCCGTTGAGCCACCGCCAGTTGTAGAAGAACCGCCTGTTGTTGATCCGGTTATCGCACCGCCCCCGGCTCCAGTTCTAGCGGCGGACCCGGCCCCGGCGGTTGAAACCATGGAAGAG GCCGCTGCCCGTATTAAGGTTCTTGAGGACAAGATTAAGTCGTTGGAGCAGCTGAAGACTTTAGAAAGTTCAGAGTCAGCTCTCGCAGCCTTGCGTCGACATATCAGTCGCCCTACCGCGATGTTCGATAAATATGAGGCCCTTGATCTCCTACAGTCTCTAGTTCGTTTGGCAAGAAACGAAAGTCACAAGAAAGCAGACGAGTATGCGGCTGCTCTTGATGAGATCAGAGCCAGGACTGATGCCTTGGACCACCTTCAGCTGCAACGCCTTTTCCTCGGGTTATTGGGGGATCCTGTTCGTGCTAAAGTTGCCAGGGAAGCCACTACTATTTTGAAGGGCGTGGACAAAGCTCCTACTCCCCTTACTGGCTATGGATCCATTGCGCGTAGACCCTCTCCTTACCCGCCTCAGCAAAACACGCAGTGCTTTCGATGCTTTAAGTGGGGGCATGTCGCCCGTTCATGCCGTCATAACCCAGTGAGACGTCAAGGTGGTCGGGGACGAGCCGGACGTTTTTAG